A genomic stretch from Acidobacteriota bacterium includes:
- the pilB gene encoding type IV-A pilus assembly ATPase PilB, translating into MASNLGELLLREKILSVDQLKTALEFQKKNSLPVGTSLVQLGYLTEEDIAQALSRQLGYPYIDLDQFDVYSEVISLIPVDVAKKYLVMPIHRIRNFLTLAMVDPTDLEIIEDIRFRTGLSIQPVIASETGVVNAINKYYGTADAIRVKKIIEDIALADDGRVNIIDEDKETDVLTEGDETEAEEAPIIKLVNQTFVDAIKRGASDVHFEPYETSFRVRYRMDGDLYEIVNLPLKYRSPVLSRVKILANMDIAEKRLPQDGRIKMRLRLDNGKKKEVDMRVSSLPTLWGEKIVARILDKEMLKLDLTQLGFEEESLTVFQEAIGRPWGIVLVTGPTGSGKTNTLYSAISTINSPDMNIMTAEDPVEFNVPNINQVQIKDEIGLTFAACLRSFLRQDPDVMLVGEMRDQETVDIAIKAALTGHLVFSTIHTNDAASSITRMENMNIEPFLIADSLILVAAQRLVRKLCKKCAQPHPLPESALLEMGYHKNEVKGLQVMKPGGCDACNKTGYKGRTALFEVMKVDDDIRTMILTRAQSREIKRKAIEKGMLTLRRSGLVKIKNGITSVEEVLRETVRDE; encoded by the coding sequence ATGGCATCCAACCTGGGCGAGCTGTTGCTGCGGGAGAAGATCCTCTCGGTTGACCAGCTGAAAACCGCCCTGGAATTCCAGAAAAAGAACAGTCTCCCGGTCGGGACTTCGCTCGTTCAGCTCGGCTACCTGACCGAGGAGGACATCGCCCAGGCCCTCAGCCGCCAGCTCGGCTATCCCTACATCGACCTCGACCAGTTCGACGTCTACTCCGAGGTCATCAGCCTCATTCCCGTGGACGTGGCCAAGAAGTACCTGGTCATGCCCATCCACCGCATCCGGAACTTCCTGACCCTGGCCATGGTCGACCCGACCGACCTCGAGATAATCGAGGACATCCGCTTCCGGACCGGCCTGTCGATCCAGCCGGTCATCGCCTCCGAGACGGGGGTCGTCAACGCCATCAACAAGTACTACGGCACGGCCGACGCCATCCGGGTCAAGAAGATCATCGAGGACATCGCCCTGGCCGACGACGGCCGGGTCAACATCATCGACGAAGACAAGGAAACGGACGTCCTGACCGAGGGCGACGAGACCGAGGCCGAAGAAGCCCCGATCATCAAGCTGGTCAACCAGACCTTCGTCGACGCCATCAAGCGGGGCGCCAGCGACGTCCACTTCGAGCCCTACGAAACGAGCTTCCGCGTCCGCTACCGCATGGACGGCGACCTCTACGAGATCGTCAACCTGCCCCTGAAGTACCGCAGCCCGGTCCTGTCCCGCGTCAAGATCCTGGCGAACATGGACATCGCCGAGAAGCGCCTGCCGCAGGACGGCCGGATCAAGATGCGCCTGCGCCTCGACAACGGCAAGAAGAAAGAGGTCGACATGCGCGTCTCCTCCCTGCCGACCCTGTGGGGGGAGAAGATCGTCGCCCGTATCCTCGACAAGGAGATGCTCAAGCTCGACCTGACCCAGCTCGGCTTCGAAGAAGAGTCGCTGACCGTCTTCCAGGAAGCCATCGGCCGGCCCTGGGGCATCGTCCTCGTCACCGGGCCGACCGGCAGCGGCAAGACGAACACGCTCTACTCGGCCATCTCGACCATCAATTCGCCGGACATGAACATCATGACCGCCGAGGACCCGGTCGAGTTCAACGTCCCGAACATCAACCAGGTCCAGATCAAGGACGAGATCGGGCTGACCTTCGCCGCCTGCCTGCGCAGCTTCCTGCGGCAGGATCCTGACGTCATGCTGGTCGGCGAGATGCGCGACCAGGAGACCGTCGATATCGCCATCAAGGCCGCCCTGACAGGCCACCTGGTCTTCTCCACCATCCACACCAACGACGCCGCGAGCTCGATCACCCGCATGGAGAACATGAACATCGAGCCCTTCCTGATCGCCGACTCGCTCATCCTGGTCGCCGCCCAGCGGCTGGTCCGCAAGCTCTGCAAGAAGTGCGCCCAGCCGCACCCGCTGCCCGAGTCGGCCCTGCTCGAGATGGGCTATCACAAGAACGAGGTCAAGGGGCTCCAGGTCATGAAGCCCGGCGGCTGCGACGCCTGCAACAAGACCGGGTACAAGGGCCGGACCGCCCTGTTCGAGGTCATGAAGGTGGACGATGACATCCGCACCATGATCCTGACCCGGGCCCAGTCCCGGGAGATCAAGAGGAAGGCCATCGAGAAGGGCATGCTGACCCTGCGGCGGAGCGGCCTGGTCAAGATCAAGAACGGCATCACCTCGGTCGAGGAAGTCCTGCGCGAGACCGTCCGGGACGAGTGA
- a CDS encoding type IV pilus twitching motility protein PilT has product MAKPIFELLKACVEADASDLHITTYIPPRIRVHGVLRDLDHPALTPAETKEIIYSIMTDKQKRLFEEKLELDFSFGVKELGRFRANVFMQKGAVAGAFRRFLPSMWSFAQLGIPQRVQQLCYLPRGLIIVTGPTGCGKSTTLACMIEHINAERPVHIVTIEDPIEYYLTPRKAIINQRELYADTQSYGNALRSVLREDPDVVLVGEMRDFETVEACMRVAETGHLTFSTLHTNSAVESISRIIDIFPSQYQAQVRITLSMSLEAVMTQALLPRIDGKGRVLAMEILIPNPAIRNLIRENKIHQIYSAMQMGQEKFGMQTFNQSLANLYFRRLVSLETVMSMTSFPEELTDIIQRREGIKIGSGGAAGPARR; this is encoded by the coding sequence ATGGCCAAGCCGATCTTCGAGCTTCTGAAAGCCTGCGTCGAGGCCGACGCCAGCGACCTCCACATCACGACCTACATCCCGCCGCGCATCCGCGTCCACGGCGTCCTCCGGGACCTCGACCACCCGGCCCTGACCCCGGCCGAGACCAAGGAGATCATCTACAGCATCATGACCGACAAGCAGAAGCGGCTGTTCGAGGAGAAGCTCGAGCTCGACTTCTCCTTCGGCGTCAAGGAGCTGGGCCGGTTCCGGGCCAACGTCTTCATGCAGAAGGGCGCCGTGGCCGGGGCCTTCCGCCGCTTCCTGCCCTCGATGTGGAGCTTCGCCCAGCTGGGCATCCCCCAGCGGGTCCAGCAGCTCTGCTACCTGCCGCGGGGCCTGATCATCGTCACCGGGCCGACCGGCTGCGGCAAGTCGACGACCCTGGCCTGCATGATCGAGCACATCAACGCCGAGCGGCCGGTCCACATCGTCACCATCGAGGACCCCATCGAGTACTACCTGACGCCGCGCAAGGCGATCATCAACCAGCGCGAGCTCTACGCCGACACCCAGTCCTACGGCAACGCCCTGCGCTCGGTCCTGCGCGAGGACCCCGACGTCGTCCTGGTCGGCGAGATGCGCGACTTCGAGACCGTCGAGGCCTGTATGCGCGTCGCCGAGACGGGCCACCTGACCTTCTCGACGCTGCACACGAACTCGGCCGTCGAGTCGATCAGCCGCATCATCGACATCTTCCCCAGCCAGTACCAGGCCCAGGTCCGGATCACGCTGTCGATGTCGCTCGAGGCGGTCATGACCCAGGCCCTCCTGCCGCGCATCGACGGCAAGGGCCGGGTCCTGGCCATGGAGATCCTCATCCCCAACCCGGCCATCCGCAACCTCATCCGGGAGAACAAGATCCACCAGATCTACTCGGCCATGCAGATGGGCCAGGAAAAGTTCGGCATGCAGACCTTCAACCAGTCGCTGGCCAACCTGTACTTCCGCAGGCTGGTCAGCCTGGAAACCGTCATGTCCATGACCTCCTTCCCCGAGGAGCTGACCGACATCATCCAGCGCCGCGAGGGGATCAAGATCGGATCCGGCGGCGCGGCGGGGCCGGCCCGGCGCTAG